A section of the bacterium genome encodes:
- a CDS encoding glucosamine-6-phosphate deaminase, producing MNMLKNVKTFSTEDKATLTAAQDILMWQSQHKNKSVNIVLATGRTPIKLYQRLVQMYQTQLELVSKSFFLNLDEYIGYAPTNTYSFASFLNHHIVDPLALKEDQYHFWNGIHPDMQAQIYEKEQLIQSRGGLDLVILGLGKNGHIAFNEPGTAFESSCHIVELSQDTLESNKELLDPNLPQPTQAITMGIATILSAKKIIVLAFGSEKAQAVKQIFFNKPSKLWPASVLQTHHNCHFYFDETIAREL from the coding sequence ATGAATATGTTAAAAAACGTAAAAACTTTTTCAACTGAAGACAAAGCAACACTTACGGCGGCGCAGGATATTTTGATGTGGCAAAGTCAGCATAAAAATAAATCAGTGAATATTGTTTTGGCAACGGGAAGAACACCTATTAAACTTTATCAACGGCTTGTACAGATGTATCAAACTCAACTTGAACTTGTGAGTAAAAGTTTTTTTTTAAATCTAGATGAGTATATCGGCTATGCTCCAACAAATACGTATTCATTTGCCAGTTTTTTAAACCATCATATTGTTGACCCCTTAGCTCTGAAAGAAGATCAGTATCATTTTTGGAATGGCATTCATCCTGATATGCAAGCTCAAATTTATGAAAAAGAACAGTTGATTCAGAGCAGAGGAGGGTTGGATTTAGTGATTTTGGGTTTAGGTAAAAATGGTCATATAGCATTCAATGAACCTGGGACAGCATTTGAGAGCTCTTGTCACATCGTAGAGTTAAGTCAGGATACTTTAGAATCAAATAAAGAACTCTTGGACCCAAACCTCCCGCAACCAACACAGGCCATAACAATGGGGATAGCAACTATTTTATCAGCTAAAAAAATTATTGTGCTTGCCTTTGGTTCTGAAAAAGCGCAAGCAGTCAAACAGATATTTTTTAATAAACCATCCAAACTCTGGCCGGCATCAGTTTTACAAACACATCATAACTGTCATTTTTATTTTGATGAAACCATAGCAAGAGAACTATAG
- a CDS encoding superoxide dismutase, Ni, protein MKKILVTMFFVLGLMSAFSELEAHCQVPCGIYDDHARIHLMQEHVQTIQKARKMILELQAEKNSSKRNYNQIVRWVMTKEKHATDIQNIANEYFLVQRIKLDWPEKKRNTFLNQLHKILVYAMKCKQSLNEADYSKLNQAVNAFEQSYIGNNEKHKK, encoded by the coding sequence ATGAAAAAAATATTAGTCACCATGTTTTTTGTTTTAGGTTTAATGAGTGCTTTTTCTGAACTTGAAGCACATTGCCAGGTGCCGTGTGGCATTTATGATGATCATGCACGCATTCATTTAATGCAAGAACATGTACAAACCATTCAAAAAGCAAGAAAAATGATTTTAGAGTTACAAGCTGAAAAAAATTCCAGCAAACGTAACTACAATCAAATTGTACGTTGGGTTATGACCAAAGAGAAACATGCAACAGACATTCAAAACATAGCCAATGAATATTTTTTGGTTCAAAGAATCAAACTGGATTGGCCAGAAAAAAAGCGTAACACATTTTTAAACCAATTGCATAAGATATTGGTTTATGCCATGAAGTGCAAACAGTCTTTAAACGAAGCCGACTACTCTAAGCTAAACCAGGCAGTTAATGCTTTTGAACAAAGTTATATTGGCAATAATGAAAAGCATAAAAAATAA
- a CDS encoding UDP-glucose/GDP-mannose dehydrogenase family protein encodes MKIAVVGTGYVGLVTGTCFAETGNHVTCLDLDESKIEQLKQAKVPFFEPGLETLVAKNSKQEKLMFTTNPDQAFADAQIALICVGTPSAADGSANLEYVYAAARDIAKHAPQDLILITKSTVPVGTGDEIEKIVREEGREDIVVVSNPEFLREGSAVQDCMYPDRVVIGTEDSKAKETLTKLYESFVRSGNPILTMKRRSAEMAKYGANSLLACRISFINEMSRICEKIGADIQDVRVAMGTDNRIGMQYLYPSIGFGGSCFPKDVRALEFLAKDNGMQPDLLTATLQANEKQKDNYVNKIVGHFSGEENIKGKKIAIWGVAFKAKTDDIRESPSLHVMDKLIALGADVHSYDPEANTNTKENYGSQVSVHEDMYSAVEGADALCVLTEWNEFRSPDFSRIASTMKSSTLFDGRNLYDAKQLSGFKYYRIG; translated from the coding sequence ATGAAAATAGCAGTCGTTGGTACAGGGTATGTTGGTTTGGTTACAGGAACATGTTTTGCTGAAACAGGCAATCATGTGACTTGCTTGGATTTGGATGAGTCAAAAATTGAACAGCTTAAACAGGCTAAAGTTCCATTTTTTGAACCTGGTCTGGAGACCTTGGTTGCAAAAAATAGTAAACAAGAAAAATTAATGTTTACAACCAATCCTGACCAAGCCTTTGCGGATGCACAAATAGCTTTGATATGTGTGGGAACGCCTTCAGCTGCAGATGGTTCAGCCAACTTAGAATATGTTTATGCGGCCGCTAGAGATATTGCAAAGCATGCACCACAAGACTTGATTCTAATTACCAAAAGCACTGTCCCTGTTGGAACCGGTGATGAAATAGAAAAAATAGTTAGAGAAGAGGGGCGAGAAGACATAGTAGTGGTGTCCAATCCTGAGTTTTTAAGGGAAGGTTCGGCTGTGCAAGATTGCATGTATCCGGATAGAGTGGTTATTGGAACAGAAGATAGTAAAGCAAAAGAAACTTTGACCAAGTTGTATGAGAGTTTTGTGAGGTCTGGAAACCCTATTCTGACCATGAAACGTCGCTCTGCTGAAATGGCCAAATACGGAGCCAACTCTTTATTGGCCTGTAGAATATCGTTTATCAATGAGATGTCGCGCATTTGTGAAAAAATTGGTGCAGATATTCAAGATGTGCGAGTGGCCATGGGAACGGATAATCGTATTGGAATGCAATATTTGTATCCCAGCATTGGCTTTGGCGGCTCTTGTTTTCCTAAAGATGTAAGAGCCTTGGAGTTTTTGGCCAAAGACAATGGCATGCAACCAGATCTTTTAACGGCAACATTGCAAGCCAATGAAAAACAAAAAGATAATTATGTGAATAAAATTGTTGGACATTTTTCTGGAGAAGAAAATATCAAAGGTAAGAAAATAGCCATATGGGGTGTAGCTTTTAAAGCAAAAACCGACGATATTAGAGAATCTCCATCTTTGCATGTCATGGATAAACTTATTGCTCTTGGAGCGGATGTCCATAGCTATGATCCAGAGGCCAATACCAATACCAAAGAAAACTATGGTTCGCAGGTTTCTGTGCATGAAGATATGTATTCTGCTGTAGAAGGAGCCGACGCGCTTTGTGTATTAACCGAGTGGAATGAGTTTAGGAGCCCGGACTTTTCAAGAATAGCATCAACGATGAAGTCATCCACACTGTTTGACGGTAGAAATTTGTATGATGCAAAGCAACTGAGTGGTTTTAAGTATTATCGTATTGGATAA
- a CDS encoding GDP-mannose 4,6-dehydratase, which translates to MNNKTWQKCLVTGGAGFIGSHLVDALLQQEKDVYVLDNLSTGKRENISQIKDNRFYQGCISNEKLLKDLLQKVDVVFHLAACVSVQESVSNPVKVNAMNAQATLKLFELCREVNPEIKIVQASSSAVYGDHDASNLHEQLTFNCKSMYALSKAQQEQFAELYLDSYGVRSVSLRFFNVFGPRQSIDSQYAAVIPNFFKAAIEGNQPVIYGDGSQTRDFVFVKDVVAANIAAANAEANGVFNVGAGHALSILQLWQDIASFIEGAKEPLFKDSRQGDVKHSVANVEKAKKQLSWQAQTDLYQNLQETFAWYQQHLA; encoded by the coding sequence ATGAATAATAAAACTTGGCAAAAATGTTTGGTTACTGGCGGAGCTGGCTTTATAGGATCTCATTTGGTTGATGCTTTGCTCCAGCAAGAAAAAGATGTTTATGTTTTAGACAATTTGAGCACGGGCAAAAGAGAAAACATAAGTCAGATCAAAGACAATCGTTTTTATCAAGGCTGCATCAGCAATGAAAAATTGCTCAAAGACTTGTTACAAAAAGTAGATGTTGTTTTCCATTTGGCTGCATGTGTTTCAGTTCAAGAATCTGTCAGTAATCCTGTTAAAGTTAATGCTATGAATGCACAAGCAACCTTAAAGCTCTTTGAGCTTTGCAGAGAAGTTAATCCCGAGATTAAAATTGTTCAAGCCTCATCATCTGCAGTCTACGGGGATCATGATGCATCAAACTTGCATGAACAGTTAACATTCAATTGTAAGAGCATGTATGCATTGAGTAAAGCTCAACAAGAACAGTTTGCAGAGTTGTATTTAGACAGTTATGGAGTCAGGAGTGTGTCTTTGCGGTTTTTTAATGTTTTTGGTCCTAGGCAAAGCATAGATTCACAATATGCTGCCGTAATTCCTAATTTTTTTAAAGCTGCTATTGAAGGAAATCAGCCTGTAATTTATGGTGATGGCAGTCAAACTCGAGACTTTGTTTTTGTAAAAGATGTGGTTGCAGCCAATATTGCAGCAGCAAATGCTGAAGCAAATGGCGTTTTTAATGTGGGAGCGGGTCATGCTCTATCTATTTTGCAACTTTGGCAAGATATTGCGAGTTTCATAGAGGGGGCAAAAGAGCCGCTTTTCAAAGATTCACGGCAAGGGGATGTAAAACATTCTGTGGCCAATGTTGAAAAAGCTAAAAAACAGTTGTCATGGCAGGCACAGACTGATTTATACCAAAATTTGCAAGAGACTTTTGCTTGGTACCAGCAACATCTTGCATGA
- a CDS encoding PIG-L family deacetylase: MKSIKNKNVTLQGETLSYDLPQRGENISHLAIGAHPDDVEIFAYNAIEACYQSKEKNFAAIICTNGSGAPKYGEYKNKSKDEIIQIRKMEQQKAAQLGQYSGLIHFNHESEVVKNKSDILLNDLKLLLDYFKPNYIFTHNPFDAHATHRYTLLACLKALKAIDHQAWLKGFFACEVWGSLDWLPSQFKYVLGENNSEELQKQLLNCFYSQNVGSQKRYDLGTVGRKQGNATFFESDQGNRYTHQSYAIDLLPVLNDSQHSLVEYCQQIVLAFQASVDKNLIDLQ; encoded by the coding sequence ATGAAAAGCATAAAAAATAAAAATGTCACGCTTCAAGGTGAAACTTTAAGTTATGACCTCCCTCAAAGGGGAGAGAACATAAGCCATTTGGCAATTGGCGCGCATCCAGATGACGTTGAGATTTTTGCCTATAACGCAATAGAGGCTTGTTACCAAAGCAAGGAAAAAAACTTCGCCGCTATTATTTGCACCAATGGTTCTGGAGCGCCAAAGTATGGTGAATATAAAAATAAAAGTAAAGATGAAATCATTCAAATCAGGAAAATGGAGCAGCAAAAAGCAGCACAACTGGGTCAGTACAGTGGCTTGATTCATTTTAATCATGAAAGTGAGGTTGTAAAAAACAAAAGTGATATCCTGCTTAATGATTTAAAATTACTTTTAGATTATTTTAAGCCCAATTATATTTTTACCCATAATCCATTTGATGCGCATGCAACCCATCGCTATACACTTCTAGCATGTTTAAAAGCATTAAAAGCCATAGATCATCAAGCATGGTTAAAAGGGTTTTTTGCATGCGAAGTTTGGGGAAGTCTTGATTGGTTACCTTCGCAGTTCAAATATGTTCTGGGAGAAAACAATTCGGAAGAATTGCAAAAACAACTTTTGAACTGTTTTTACTCACAGAATGTGGGTAGTCAAAAGCGTTATGATCTGGGAACAGTGGGACGAAAACAAGGCAATGCCACTTTTTTTGAATCAGACCAAGGCAATCGCTATACGCATCAAAGCTATGCAATAGACCTTTTACCAGTATTGAATGATTCTCAACATAGCCTTGTTGAGTATTGTCAACAAATTGTTTTGGCCTTTCAGGCATCGGTAGATAAAAATTTAATTGACCTGCAATGA